A region of the Microbacterium sp. SL75 genome:
GGGGCCACGCGCCGTGGTGCGGCGCTGGCTACGCGGAGCCGACGGTCGCTTTCGTACCCAGTGGCTGAATCCGTCGGAACGGCCAGTCACGCCCCGTCCGCCACCCGCTTTCACCCGGGGCGGTTGGGGTCGTCGGGGCCACCGATCGAGGCGCTCCCACGAGGTTGATGAGCCTGTCGTGAACACCAGTCGAGGCGGTCTACATCGCACGCTTCCTCGACCGCCCGGCCCGCTTCGCCGGACCACGCTCCTCCCCAGGCGGGCACCCCAAGAAGTTATCCCCATCTGGGATTTTCTAGACACTTCAATGTCGGAGGTCACCATTAGCATGCACACATGCGCGATTACACCTCTCCGACGAACCCCGGCAGGCCACGCCTCCTGTCGACCCTCGTCGACGAGGTCCGACGCGCCAGCGCCGCAGTCGCCCACGCCGAAGCAGCCCGCACCCGCGCCCTCGCCGAAGCCGGTCACCTCGCCCTCGACGTGATGGCAGGCCTCTGCGCGTCTTCCCGCGCCGCAGAGCTCGCCCTGCGAGAGGTGGCATCCGAGATCGCCGCGGCAGAGAACATCTCCGACCGCACCGTGCAGACCCAGATCGGTCGCGCCATGGCCCTCGTCGACGCCTACCCCGAGACGCTCTCCGCCTGGGAAGGCGGGGTCCTCACCCGTGCCCACGTGGGGGTGATCCTCGACATCGGCTCCCCTCTCCCGGTCGACGTACGGGCTGAGTTCGATGCGCTCGCGGTCACCACCGCCGAGGGTCTCAGTCCGGGCCGGCTGCGGTCGCGCCTCGCCGTCCTCGCCGAGCGACTGCATCCCACCACCCTCACTGAACGCCACCGCCGCGGCCGCGACACCCGTTGCGTGCGCATCACCACCGGGCACGACGGGATGTCGGACCTCGTCGCGACCCTTCCCACGGTCCTGGCGGTCGGTATCTACGACCGACTCACCCACCAGGCCCGCGCCCTGATCGACCACCGCCTCGACGGCCCCGACGCGTCAGCCGATGAGCGCACGACCGCGCAGCTACGGGCCGACATCCTCGCCGACCTGCTCCTCACCGGCTCCCCCGGAGCCGACCCCACCCGCACCGACGACGGCCCCGGCACCCTCGGCGCCATCCGCGCCCGCGTGCAAGTCATCGTGCCCGCGCTGACGATGTTGACGCCCGACCGCGAGAACCACGACCCCGCCGAGCTCATCGGACATGGCCCCATCGACGCCGAAACAGCCCGAACCTTGGCTGATGCCACCACCGCCCCCTGGGACCGGGTCGTCACTCATCCGATCACCGGGGCGGTCCTGCACACCGACACCTACCAGCGCACCACCGCCCTAGACCGTCACGTCCGCGCCCGCGACCGCCACTGCCGTTGGCCCGGCTGCACCGTCCCCGCCATCCGCTGCGAAGTCGACCACACCCGCGACTACGCGCTCGGCGGCCCCACCGACGTCGCCAATCTCGCCCACCTCTGCCAACGCCACCACACCCAGAAGCAGTTCACCCGGTGGACCGTGACACAGCATCCCGGCGGGATTCTCCACTGGACCAGCCCGACCGGTCGCACGTACGCCGACGAGCCCCTCCCCTATTCCCCCGCCGTCCGATTCCTCCCCGATGACCCGCCCCCACCCGACCCCGACGATGACGGGATGCCCCCACCTTTCTGACGCGTAGGCGTTGGTTCTGAGCCACGCTCACGACATCGAATCCGGCATTCTCAACACCACTGCCGAGAGTCTCGATCGCCATACCGCAGTGAACGCCCGCGCGTCTCTCCTGATGATCGCCGCGTTCGCCCGACAGGTCGACGCCACCGGTGGCGCGATCGTCGCTTTCACGAGCGATCACACCACCGGCAATCTGCCCTACGGCGCCTCGAAAGGGGCTCTCGATCGGATCGTCATCTCGGCCGCACGCGAACTCGGGCCGCGCCGCATCTCCGCCAATGTCGTCAATCCGGGCCCCATAGACACCGGATGGATGGACGACACCACGCGCGACGCAATGCCCGCACACCATCCTCTGGGTCGACTCGGGACGCCCCGCGACATCGCGGGCATCACAACCTTCCTCCTCTCCGACGAGGGTCGCTGGGTCAGCGGTCAGCTGCTGCACGCGGACGGCGGGTTTTCCGCACGCTATTGACGGCGTCGAGCGCCCACTCCCGGGGCGTGGCATGCACGGAGGAACCGCTGCTCCCTGGGGGAGCAGGCCTGAGATACCGCGGGTACTGGGGTCAAGGTTGACGCCCTACTCGACCGGCCCCGTGAGGGTGTCGGCGGTTGTGGATAACCGGTTTGCGCACATCGGCCCATGCGCCATCATGGAGTCGTAAGCGAAACCGGGGGGCGACGCTCTCGCCAGTGGTCGGGCCCCGTTCGTGCCACGCGCGAGAGGAACCTGGACATGGTCGGAATGATCCGAGTCGACGACGGGGTGAGCGACTACCACGTCTCACGTATCCGACAGGCGAGCGACGACCTGCCCAACGATGCGGCGATCACAGTCGTTCACGGCAATCGCGAAGAGGACGCTCCCGAGGCGTACACGAAGAAACTCGAGGGGGTTGCGGCGGAAATCGCGGCACGAGTACAGGAAGTCCGTGAGTTCGCCCTGCGCAACGCCGACGCGCTCGCGCAGGCGGTCTCCCTGCTCCGCGAGCGAGATCAGATCAGCGCCGGTGAAGCTCGAAGCGCTGCTGCGCTCATCGACGACATCGCCAACGGAACGACTCCGGCGGTGTCGTCGACACCAGTCCCCGCTCCTTCCGGCGACGCCGCTGCCGCGCGGTCAGGGTTCGGCGGATGAAGCACCACGGGAGAACTCGCGTGATGGCGGGCCTCGGTATCGCCGCTGTGGCGATGCTCCTCGCCTCAGCTCCCGCGGAGCCCGCGACCGCAACGGATACCGGTGAATGGTGGTATGAAGCGTACGGTGTTGCAGCCATCCACAACGAGGGATGGACGGGCGCCGGCGTGAAGATCGCGGTGATCGACAGCAACATCAACCCTGACCTCCCCGTCTTCGCAGGTCGCAATCTGAAGGTCGACCCTCGCCCGCTCTGCGCCGAGGTTTCCTCACCGACCACGACAGAACGCACCGTGGGGGCCGGACACGGCGCGACCGTGGTTGCGCAGATCATCGGTAGCGGACAAGGACCCGGCGGCATTCGCGGGATCGCGCCCGATGCCGAGGTGACGTTCTACAGCCTCGGAACGCAGACGGACGAAGAGCCCTGCACGGCCGCCGAGTACGGTGACCAGCTCACCGCCGTCGCGCTCGGCGTACAGCGCGCCCTCGACGACGGCGCAGATATCATCACGACCTCGGTCGCCGGGGGGAAGGAGCCAGGAGACTCGGACGTGATAGCGAACGCCATCGCAAAGGGCGTCGCCGTGGTCGCATCGGGCCCCAACCCCACCACGCGAGACCTCGCCGGACTCCGCGAGTATCAAGGCGTGATCGTCGCATCGGCGGTAGACGAGGCGGGCCAACTGAACACCTATGACGACGGCCGCTCGCTGGTCTATCCGCGCACCGCCGTGGTCGCACCGGGGGTGGGTCTCACCACAGTGGGTAGCGCGAGCGGCGGCTGGGACAGCGCCGGGCGAGGATCAGGATCATCCTTCGCCGCGCCTCTCGTCGCGGGAGCTCTCGCCCTGGCAGAGCAGCGCTCGCCTCAAGCCACGTCCAACCAATTGGTACAGGCGTTGCTCCGCAATACCGGCAAAGAACCGCATGAATTGTCGGATGACCGGACCAGTGGTTACGGCTTCGGCTTGGCGTGGCCGGCCAATATCGTCGGAGTGGATGCCACGACATACCCCGACGACAACCTGCTGGTCGGACGAGTCGAGGCGGCTCCGACCGCCGCGCAGATCGAGCAGGCCGCCGCACGGGGCTCCGCATATCCCCCGGTGGCCGAACCCTCGGTGACCTCTCCGACAGAGGTCCATCCCCGTTCCGACGACGACCCGACGAGTAGTCCGGCGGGACCGGACATCACGCTGATCGCCGTCTTGAGCGCGCTCGGCTTGATCGTCATCGCAGCCGGGGCGCTAGTCGCCATCACCGTGACTCGGAGGAGTCGGACGAGACGTGTCGCGCAGGACACCCGAGAGAGAGTTGAGCACCCGTGACCGGTCGGTACGAGCAGGCGTTGATCAATCTCGCCGAAGGTGGAGCACCATTCGACGTGCCCGCGACGCGAGACCTCATCGAAAAGTTGAGGCTCGCTCCGAGAGGTTGTCTCGGGCGCCGCTGAGCTGCCGGGCATCGACGGCGAGGCCGCCGGGGCAGCGAAAGCAAAGTTCGACGCGGCGGCGGAGACGATCGGGCAGCAGATCGCGTATCTCGAGGGAACTCTCGACGATGCCCTCCGCTTGGCGAACGGGCTGCGGGACGCAGCACGCGAGAAGCTTTCGGCGTTGCCAGCCGGGAGCTTGTCGGGCGGCCAGGAGACCGTCGTCCGTTCTGCCGCGGTGGGGACGACGCTGTTTCTCGGGCCCATCTCGCTGCTGGCTGGCGAGGGAGCGGTGCAGGCCTTCAACGCCTACCTCGCGCAACAACGCGAGCAACAGGCGCAAGGTGACTTCACCACCATCAGCCAAACTCTGAACGGCATGTCGCCACCGACGCCGCCGCCGCCGCCGGCCGCGCTTTCCAGCGACGGCGGGCGATCGGTCGAGCTTGAGGAGGGCCCTGCCGGTACGGGCACGACCAATTCCGGCCAGCGGCCATTCCGCGGCGGTGACCGAAGTGGAAACGAGAGTGTCCCCGTCCCTCGTGGCCCCGCGCCCGTCGAAGACGCTGCCACGCCCGGCCCCCCGCCGGCGCATCTCGTCCCCTCTCCCGACGCCCCCCGTGGCCCCGGCATCGACCTCGGACAGGTCCCCCCGCACTACACCCCGCCCACGCCGGACGGCTCCATCTCCGGCATCGGCACCCTCCCCGGACACATCTCCGGCCCCGGCTCGATCGGCGGTTCCTTCCCCGGTGGTGGCATCTCCGGCGGAGGCGCAGGCCTCGGCTCGGGCCTCTCGGCGGGACTGATCGCAGGGGGCGGTGGCGCCGCTGCGTTGAGCCGGTTGAGCTCGGGAACGGGCTCGAGTACCGCGGCCGCCGGACGCACGATCAGCGGCAGCGGAGGCCTCCTGGGCAAGAGCGGGGCCTCGGCCACCGGTGCCGGACTCGGCGGACGCTCGGGCACCGGCTCCCTGGGCGGAGGTGCGACGGGCGGCACCGGCACACCCGGAACCGGCGCGAACGCCGCCGCGGCCGGAGGCCGCGGAGCCGCAACCCCAACCGGCGCCGGTGGAACGGGCGGCGGCACGGCCGGCGCCGCCGGCAGCCGGGGCGCCGGAGGCATGGGCTCGGGCTCCCGGTCCGACCGCCGCGACGAGCGACGCGGTCTCGGCGGCCCCATCGCGCCACGCCTCGAGGACGACGAAGAAACCGCACCGCGTTCCGAGAACGCCGCGGCGGGTTCACGCGACGACTGAGGACCGGCATCCGGAGGCCGACGACCTGCTAGCGTGCCAGGCAGTGACACGGGGTGCCCGCCAGGGCTGAGAACACACCCGTCGAACCTGATCTAGTTCGTACTAGCGAAGGGATGTCGCGAATGGTCGTTCGCACGTCGTCGTCTCCATCCACCCCCACCGAAGCGCTGCGCTCACTCCGCGAGGCCGCGCCGCTCACGCAGTGCATCACCAACGCGGTGGTGACGAACTTCACCGCCAACGCACTCCTGGCTCTCGGCGCCTCGCCCGCGATGTGCGACATCCCCGGAGAGGCCGGGATGTTCGCCGGGATCTCCGGCGGAGTTCTCGTCAACCTCGGGACCCCCACGAGCGAGCAGAGGGATGCCGCCCGAGAGGCCGTCACCGCGGGAACACCCTGGGTCCTCGACCCGGTCGCCGTCGGCGCCCTGCCCGTGCGCACCGCCCTCGCACACGAGCTGCTCGACGCGCACCCGGAGATCGTCCGCGGGAACGCATCCGAGATCCTCGCCCTCGCGGGAACCGGCTCCGGCGGCCGCGGGGTCGACGCCACCGACTCCGCCGAAGACGCCCTCGACGCCGCACGCTCCCTCGCGATCCGCACCGGCGGCACCGTCGCCGTCTCGGGAGAGACCGACCTCATCGTGGATGCCACCCGCACGGCGCGCGTGAGCGGCGGCAGCGCCCTGCTGACGAAGGTCACCGGCGGAGGCTGCGCCCTCGGCGCCGCGATGGCGAGCCTGCTCGCCGTCACCCCCGCGTTCGACGCGGCTCTCACCGCCAGCGTGATCTGGGCCGTGGCGTCGGAGCGGGCGGCATCCCGAACGAGAGGGCCGGGGTCGTTCGCGGTGGCCTTCCTCGACGAGCTCGCCGAGATCGAGCCCGCCGACCTCGACGGACGCGTCCGCGTCGACACCGAGGTCACGCGATGACCGCCGACCTGTCCCTTCACCTCGTCACCGATCACCGTGTGCCGTTCGCGCGCCTGCGCGACATCGTCGACGAGGCCGTCACCGCGGGCGTGAGCGTGGTGCAACTGCGCGACAAGGTCGCGAGCGGCGGAGAACTGTTCGCCCGCACCCTCGACCTCGCCGACGTCATCTCGGGACGCTGCACGTTCGTCGTCGACGATCGCCTCGACGTCGTCCTCGCCGCGCGCGAGCGCCTGGGCCAAAAGCCCGGCACCCGCGGAGCCGGCGCCCGGGTGGACGGCATCCATCTCGGCCAGAGCGACCTCCCCGTCGACGCCGCGCGCTCCCTGCTCGGCCCCGACGCCCTCATCGGATGGACGGCGAACACCCCGGCGCACCTCGCGACGGCCGAGGCGTTCCTTCGCGGAACCGTCGACTACCTCGGCGTCGGCGTCATTCGGGCGACGACGACGAAACCCGATCATCCGCGACCGCTCGGCATCGACGGGTTCGGCGAGCTCGCGGCATCCACTTCCCTCTCGTGCGTCGCGATCGGGGGGATCGGCCTCGACGACGTCACCGCCCTCCGCCGCTCGGGCGCTGCGGGCGTCGCGGTGGTCTCCCTGCTGAGCGAGGACGACCACCCGGGCGGAGTCGTCCGGGATCTCCGCGCCGCGTGGGAGGAAGGAGCGTGATCCCCCGCGTCCTGAGCATCGCGGGCACCGACCCGACCGGCGGGGCGGGTATCCAGGCCGACCTCAAATCCATCGCCGCGTTCGGCGGCTACGGCATGGCCG
Encoded here:
- a CDS encoding S8 family serine peptidase, with the translated sequence MLLASAPAEPATATDTGEWWYEAYGVAAIHNEGWTGAGVKIAVIDSNINPDLPVFAGRNLKVDPRPLCAEVSSPTTTERTVGAGHGATVVAQIIGSGQGPGGIRGIAPDAEVTFYSLGTQTDEEPCTAAEYGDQLTAVALGVQRALDDGADIITTSVAGGKEPGDSDVIANAIAKGVAVVASGPNPTTRDLAGLREYQGVIVASAVDEAGQLNTYDDGRSLVYPRTAVVAPGVGLTTVGSASGGWDSAGRGSGSSFAAPLVAGALALAEQRSPQATSNQLVQALLRNTGKEPHELSDDRTSGYGFGLAWPANIVGVDATTYPDDNLLVGRVEAAPTAAQIEQAAARGSAYPPVAEPSVTSPTEVHPRSDDDPTSSPAGPDITLIAVLSALGLIVIAAGALVAITVTRRSRTRRVAQDTRERVEHP
- the thiM gene encoding hydroxyethylthiazole kinase, with protein sequence MVVRTSSSPSTPTEALRSLREAAPLTQCITNAVVTNFTANALLALGASPAMCDIPGEAGMFAGISGGVLVNLGTPTSEQRDAAREAVTAGTPWVLDPVAVGALPVRTALAHELLDAHPEIVRGNASEILALAGTGSGGRGVDATDSAEDALDAARSLAIRTGGTVAVSGETDLIVDATRTARVSGGSALLTKVTGGGCALGAAMASLLAVTPAFDAALTASVIWAVASERAASRTRGPGSFAVAFLDELAEIEPADLDGRVRVDTEVTR
- a CDS encoding thiamine phosphate synthase — encoded protein: MTADLSLHLVTDHRVPFARLRDIVDEAVTAGVSVVQLRDKVASGGELFARTLDLADVISGRCTFVVDDRLDVVLAARERLGQKPGTRGAGARVDGIHLGQSDLPVDAARSLLGPDALIGWTANTPAHLATAEAFLRGTVDYLGVGVIRATTTKPDHPRPLGIDGFGELAASTSLSCVAIGGIGLDDVTALRRSGAAGVAVVSLLSEDDHPGGVVRDLRAAWEEGA
- a CDS encoding HNH endonuclease signature motif containing protein gives rise to the protein MRDYTSPTNPGRPRLLSTLVDEVRRASAAVAHAEAARTRALAEAGHLALDVMAGLCASSRAAELALREVASEIAAAENISDRTVQTQIGRAMALVDAYPETLSAWEGGVLTRAHVGVILDIGSPLPVDVRAEFDALAVTTAEGLSPGRLRSRLAVLAERLHPTTLTERHRRGRDTRCVRITTGHDGMSDLVATLPTVLAVGIYDRLTHQARALIDHRLDGPDASADERTTAQLRADILADLLLTGSPGADPTRTDDGPGTLGAIRARVQVIVPALTMLTPDRENHDPAELIGHGPIDAETARTLADATTAPWDRVVTHPITGAVLHTDTYQRTTALDRHVRARDRHCRWPGCTVPAIRCEVDHTRDYALGGPTDVANLAHLCQRHHTQKQFTRWTVTQHPGGILHWTSPTGRTYADEPLPYSPAVRFLPDDPPPPDPDDDGMPPPF